From the genome of Halorussus caseinilyticus, one region includes:
- the hisB gene encoding imidazoleglycerol-phosphate dehydratase HisB: MSDRTAAVTRETAETDIDVTLDVDGDGDATVETGVGFFDHMLESFAKHGLFDLTVRCDGDLEIDDHHTVEDVAITLGEALEEALGDKRGIVRFADRKVPLDEAVAGVVVDVSGRPLFEFDGEFSQATVGDMTSHMAKHFMRSLATNAGLTLHVEVSGENAHHEIEAMFKSLARALDDATRIDERRSDVASTKGQL; this comes from the coding sequence ATGAGCGACCGAACCGCCGCGGTGACGCGCGAAACCGCGGAGACGGACATCGACGTGACCCTCGACGTGGACGGCGACGGCGACGCCACCGTCGAGACGGGCGTGGGATTCTTCGACCACATGCTCGAAAGCTTCGCCAAACACGGCCTGTTCGACCTGACGGTCCGGTGCGACGGGGACCTCGAAATCGACGACCACCACACCGTAGAGGACGTGGCCATCACCCTCGGCGAGGCCCTCGAAGAGGCGCTGGGCGACAAGCGGGGCATCGTGCGCTTCGCCGACCGGAAAGTTCCGCTGGACGAGGCAGTCGCGGGCGTCGTCGTGGACGTGAGCGGGCGGCCCCTCTTCGAGTTCGACGGCGAGTTTTCCCAAGCCACCGTCGGCGACATGACCAGCCACATGGCCAAGCACTTCATGCGCTCGCTGGCGACGAACGCGGGCCTGACCCTTCACGTCGAGGTTTCCGGCGAGAACGCTCACCACGAAATCGAGGCGATGTTCAAGTCGCTGGCGCGGGCGCTAGATGATGCTACTCGGATTGACGAGCGGCGGAGCGACGTTGCGAGTACGAAGGGGCAGTTATAG
- a CDS encoding ACT domain-containing protein produces the protein MFDEIMQKFEGSPSQQAVIRLLLERGFSVSDEGRVVSGGIEIPNTQIAREIDVDRRVVDSTTDAILADEDLRRIFQNISSIPSLMDLAPVLDLNVLTIDVSDADQPGIVATVTGLLAENDISIRQTVSEDPEFTDEPRLYLVTDDDVPGDVLNELKNLDFVRKLELK, from the coding sequence ATGTTCGACGAGATTATGCAGAAGTTCGAGGGGAGTCCCTCCCAGCAGGCCGTCATCAGACTCCTGCTCGAACGGGGCTTCTCGGTCAGCGACGAGGGGCGGGTCGTCTCCGGGGGCATCGAGATTCCGAACACCCAAATCGCTCGGGAAATCGACGTTGACCGCCGGGTCGTGGACTCGACCACCGACGCCATCCTCGCCGACGAGGACCTCCGGCGCATCTTCCAGAACATCTCCTCGATTCCGAGTCTGATGGACCTCGCGCCCGTCCTCGATTTGAACGTCCTGACCATCGACGTGAGCGACGCCGACCAACCCGGCATCGTGGCGACGGTGACGGGACTGCTCGCGGAGAACGACATCTCGATTCGCCAGACCGTCAGCGAGGACCCGGAGTTCACCGACGAACCGCGACTGTATCTCGTCACCGACGACGACGTGCCCGGCGACGTGCTGAACGAACTCAAGAACCTCGACTTCGTGCGGAAACTCGAACTGAAGTAG
- a CDS encoding GNAT family N-acetyltransferase, whose amino-acid sequence MYPRIRVAEFVEEFYTGDESRRGSDEGRPRRNDPRPLLPVPVLASDMPADLRLRRYEPGDDDRILTLEREALEAVDARPDDEDWTDDLRAIETTYLDAGGEFLVGELDGEIVATGGLKRIDADTAEITRMRVDPDHHRRGFGQAVLVELEAAAKTLDYDELALETTARQQAAQGLYEKHGYERTDARERGRFEVLTYRKSLGE is encoded by the coding sequence ATGTACCCTCGAATCCGCGTAGCCGAGTTCGTTGAAGAGTTCTACACGGGAGACGAGAGCAGACGAGGAAGCGACGAGGGACGACCGAGGCGGAACGACCCCCGACCGCTTTTGCCCGTGCCGGTCCTCGCGTCGGACATGCCTGCGGACCTCCGACTGCGCCGGTACGAACCCGGCGACGATGACAGAATACTGACGCTGGAGCGCGAAGCACTCGAAGCAGTGGACGCCCGACCCGACGACGAGGACTGGACCGACGACCTACGCGCCATCGAAACGACGTATCTCGACGCGGGCGGCGAGTTCCTCGTCGGCGAACTCGACGGCGAAATCGTCGCCACGGGCGGCCTGAAGCGCATCGACGCCGACACCGCGGAAATCACCCGGATGCGGGTGGACCCCGACCACCACCGCCGGGGGTTCGGGCAAGCCGTGCTGGTCGAACTCGAAGCGGCCGCCAAGACGCTCGACTACGACGAACTCGCGCTCGAAACCACCGCCCGCCAGCAGGCCGCGCAGGGACTCTACGAGAAACACGGCTACGAGCGCACCGACGCCCGCGAGCGCGGCCGGTTCGAGGTGCTGACCTACCGGAAGTCGCTCGGCGAGTAG
- a CDS encoding sodium:calcium antiporter: MSRRRVGVGLLLVVLVVAAIPVAPVVAQGTDENRGVVNGHAGDDGGEEASEGGVEGLITGFAEGHGMVGAILLLVAGGLLLTACVERLVGYLTRAALGLRLSLFALAILFTGVEFDDTVLALVLSAGDLEGAALGTALGTSLAIVGVTLALAAIVRPFAVDLPTDYVVLFALAPVALVPFVLVGTLTFVHGLALVGVFALSFGYLLVRESQRDTPVFRNTDLGATVRSDGGLDVPATVGEIPEDRFVAGRRAAGWIWVALAVLALAGVVVASMLLEAGAEVAVGEFGIGGTVFGATVLTAILTFEDVLLTLEPVRRGVPEIGVGNVVGSVLFSLTGNVGVIVFLSDLRISRSVLAFHLPAVVALTALAAYFLHGGRLKRWHGVLLAGCYVVYWVVALVAFGGVPLGG; this comes from the coding sequence GTGTCACGTCGTCGGGTCGGTGTCGGTCTCCTGTTGGTCGTGCTGGTCGTCGCGGCGATACCCGTCGCGCCGGTCGTTGCGCAGGGGACCGACGAGAATCGCGGAGTAGTGAACGGTCACGCCGGAGATGACGGCGGCGAGGAAGCGAGCGAGGGCGGTGTAGAGGGGCTGATTACGGGGTTCGCAGAGGGTCACGGGATGGTCGGCGCGATACTGCTCCTCGTCGCTGGCGGACTCCTGTTGACGGCTTGCGTCGAGCGACTCGTCGGCTACCTCACGCGGGCGGCGCTCGGTCTCCGCCTCTCGCTGTTCGCGCTCGCCATTCTCTTCACGGGCGTCGAGTTCGACGATACCGTTCTCGCGCTGGTCCTCTCGGCGGGGGACCTCGAAGGAGCGGCACTCGGGACCGCGCTCGGGACGAGTCTGGCAATCGTCGGCGTCACGCTCGCTCTCGCCGCAATCGTCCGACCGTTCGCGGTCGATTTGCCGACCGACTACGTTGTGTTGTTCGCGCTCGCACCGGTCGCGCTGGTCCCGTTCGTCCTCGTCGGGACGCTGACGTTCGTCCACGGTCTCGCGCTGGTCGGGGTGTTCGCCCTCTCGTTCGGCTACCTCCTCGTCCGCGAATCCCAGCGCGACACGCCCGTCTTCCGGAACACCGACCTCGGCGCGACGGTGCGCTCGGACGGCGGCCTCGACGTTCCCGCGACGGTCGGCGAAATCCCCGAGGACCGCTTCGTCGCGGGTCGCCGCGCGGCGGGGTGGATTTGGGTCGCGCTCGCGGTCCTCGCGCTGGCCGGTGTCGTCGTCGCGTCGATGTTACTGGAGGCGGGCGCGGAAGTCGCCGTCGGGGAGTTCGGCATCGGGGGAACCGTCTTCGGCGCGACGGTGCTGACCGCGATTCTCACCTTCGAGGACGTGCTGTTGACCCTCGAACCGGTCCGGCGCGGCGTCCCCGAAATCGGCGTCGGCAACGTCGTCGGGAGCGTCCTCTTCTCGCTGACGGGCAACGTCGGGGTCATCGTGTTCCTGAGCGACCTCCGAATCTCCCGGTCGGTCCTCGCGTTTCACCTCCCGGCGGTGGTCGCCCTGACCGCGCTCGCGGCGTACTTCCTCCACGGCGGCCGACTAAAGCGGTGGCACGGCGTCCTGCTCGCCGGGTGCTACGTCGTCTACTGGGTGGTCGCGCTGGTCGCGTTCGGCGGCGTTCCGCTCGGCGGGTAG
- a CDS encoding NAD(P)/FAD-dependent oxidoreductase translates to MTRIAVVGAGVAGLGTAYALREADAEVTVFERRESVGGRAATRRHDGCVYDAGANYLKDDDPRVAALVGEELADGLVDTEGPVWTFDADGEISEGKGDDARKWTYREGLATLGQRLREASGASVRTDAEVETLARESATESRDARWRVGTASDDFHADALVLTPPAPTTAYLLDGSDWDDPLCGDLVDAAASVPYRTLLSVALHYPYRADPPYYALVNADKDHDIGWVSREECKPGHVPDGESLLVVQPSPDWSRERYEEGNDEIAVAAADRAAELLDDPDRYQFDWADVIRWRDALPDAGADRETLRRGTEADLFFAGDWVVGEGRIHAALRSGLETGERVADAL, encoded by the coding sequence ATGACCCGAATCGCCGTCGTGGGCGCGGGCGTGGCCGGACTCGGGACTGCGTACGCGCTCCGCGAGGCAGACGCCGAAGTCACCGTCTTCGAGCGCCGCGAGTCGGTCGGCGGCCGGGCCGCGACCCGCCGACACGACGGGTGCGTCTACGACGCGGGCGCGAACTACCTCAAGGACGACGACCCGCGAGTCGCCGCTCTCGTCGGCGAGGAACTCGCCGACGGACTCGTAGACACCGAGGGTCCGGTCTGGACCTTCGACGCCGACGGCGAGATTTCGGAGGGCAAAGGCGACGACGCGCGCAAATGGACCTACCGCGAGGGACTGGCGACCCTCGGCCAGCGACTCCGCGAGGCCAGCGGCGCGTCCGTCAGGACCGATGCCGAAGTCGAGACCCTCGCCCGCGAGAGCGCCACCGAGTCCCGAGACGCTCGGTGGCGCGTCGGGACCGCTTCCGACGACTTCCACGCGGACGCCCTCGTCCTGACGCCGCCCGCGCCGACGACGGCCTACCTCCTCGACGGGAGCGACTGGGACGACCCGCTCTGCGGGGACCTCGTGGACGCCGCGGCCAGCGTGCCCTACCGGACCCTGCTGTCGGTCGCGCTCCACTACCCCTACCGCGCGGACCCGCCCTACTACGCCCTCGTGAACGCCGACAAGGACCACGACATCGGGTGGGTCTCCCGCGAGGAGTGCAAGCCCGGCCACGTCCCCGACGGCGAGAGTCTACTCGTCGTCCAACCCTCGCCCGACTGGTCACGAGAACGCTACGAGGAGGGAAACGACGAAATCGCAGTCGCGGCCGCCGACCGCGCCGCCGAACTGCTGGACGACCCGGACCGCTACCAGTTCGACTGGGCCGACGTGATTCGCTGGCGGGACGCGCTCCCGGACGCCGGGGCCGACCGCGAGACCCTACGCAGGGGTACCGAGGCCGACCTCTTCTTCGCGGGCGACTGGGTGGTCGGCGAGGGCCGGATTCACGCCGCGCTTCGGTCGGGGCTAGAGACCGGCGAGCGAGTCGCCGACGCGCTCTGA
- a CDS encoding DUF7530 family protein yields MTGGDVNRGGSPPGDSKYGETWVYESIVGAIPGLSLSQPVAVGVQFALFEGLILAFAVVYDLWSAVPAGTAAVGVAAAGSYLMLALGEEIRRLRTPRAYRRLLFSSSIEVVLGVLSFVALLTYLFAVDTRSGRVALLALLLGESPPAPAVYLTLLVLWDLCYRIGTGWWASLTGLWRTLRYGDRFDAQARARLLRIDLLTVGFAVVQLVLVPFVWGRTLLVAAIVGHVAAVTLVSGASMLLLRRS; encoded by the coding sequence ATGACCGGCGGCGACGTGAACCGAGGTGGCTCGCCTCCGGGCGACTCGAAGTACGGCGAGACGTGGGTCTACGAGAGCATCGTCGGCGCGATTCCCGGCCTGTCGCTTTCCCAACCGGTCGCGGTCGGCGTCCAGTTCGCGCTGTTCGAAGGGTTGATTCTGGCGTTCGCGGTGGTGTACGACCTCTGGAGCGCGGTGCCCGCCGGGACCGCCGCGGTGGGGGTCGCGGCCGCCGGAAGCTATCTGATGCTGGCGCTTGGCGAGGAGATTCGACGGCTTCGGACCCCTCGGGCGTACCGGCGACTGCTCTTCTCGTCGAGCATCGAGGTGGTCCTTGGGGTGCTGTCGTTCGTCGCGTTGTTGACCTACCTGTTCGCGGTCGATACCCGGAGCGGCCGGGTGGCACTGCTCGCGCTTCTGCTCGGCGAGTCGCCGCCAGCGCCCGCGGTCTACCTCACCCTGCTGGTGCTGTGGGACCTCTGCTACCGCATCGGCACGGGGTGGTGGGCGAGTCTGACGGGACTCTGGCGGACCCTCCGGTACGGCGACCGGTTCGACGCGCAGGCCCGGGCGCGACTGCTCCGCATCGACCTGCTGACCGTCGGGTTCGCGGTGGTCCAACTCGTGTTGGTGCCGTTCGTCTGGGGTCGGACGCTGTTGGTCGCGGCCATCGTCGGCCACGTCGCGGCGGTGACGCTGGTCTCGGGGGCGTCGATGCTCCTGCTCCGACGGTCCTGA
- a CDS encoding NAD(P)H-binding protein, protein MRVLVTGATGFVGGHLVPALVEAGHEVVALVRDASRYDAPDGVSVVEADLLDRESMEGVFEGVDAAYYLVHSMQTDGDFAQRDRLAARNFVAAARGSDLGRVVYLGGLGETGDVLSEHLQSRREVETILTEGAEFELTTLRAAIVVGDGSASFRMVRELVSKLPVMVAPRWVDNECQPIAIADVVGYLVGVLDVPETAGETYEIGGPEVLTYAEMMRRTGRVMGSEPTILSVPVLTPNLSAYWVDLVTDVPKSIAHPLIAGLKNPVVADDERIRELVAVELTPFDVAVERALAGEE, encoded by the coding sequence ATGCGCGTGTTGGTAACTGGTGCGACCGGGTTCGTCGGCGGCCACCTCGTCCCGGCACTGGTGGAAGCGGGCCACGAAGTGGTCGCGCTCGTCAGGGACGCGAGCCGGTACGACGCCCCCGACGGCGTGTCCGTCGTGGAGGCCGACCTGTTGGACCGCGAGAGTATGGAGGGAGTCTTCGAGGGCGTGGACGCGGCGTACTACCTCGTCCACTCGATGCAGACCGACGGGGACTTCGCGCAACGCGACCGACTCGCGGCCCGGAACTTCGTGGCGGCGGCACGCGGGTCCGACCTCGGGCGGGTGGTCTACCTCGGCGGACTCGGCGAGACCGGCGACGTGCTGTCCGAACACCTCCAGTCCCGGCGGGAAGTCGAGACGATTCTGACGGAGGGTGCGGAGTTCGAGTTGACGACGCTCCGGGCCGCAATCGTCGTCGGCGACGGGAGTGCGAGTTTCCGGATGGTACGCGAGTTAGTGTCGAAACTCCCCGTGATGGTCGCGCCGCGGTGGGTTGACAACGAGTGCCAGCCAATCGCCATCGCCGACGTGGTTGGCTACCTCGTCGGCGTCCTCGACGTTCCGGAGACGGCGGGCGAGACCTACGAAATCGGCGGTCCCGAGGTGCTGACCTACGCCGAGATGATGCGCCGGACCGGTCGGGTGATGGGGAGCGAGCCGACTATCCTCTCGGTTCCGGTCCTGACGCCGAATCTCTCGGCGTACTGGGTGGATTTGGTGACCGACGTTCCCAAGTCAATCGCGCATCCGCTCATCGCGGGCCTGAAGAATCCCGTCGTCGCCGACGACGAGCGCATCCGCGAGTTAGTGGCGGTCGAGTTGACGCCGTTCGACGTGGCCGTAGAGCGCGCGCTGGCGGGTGAGGAATGA
- a CDS encoding S1C family serine protease, giving the protein MRRQTRLLVGVLVLALLGTGPVGAVQAGPTKPVESGEPSAETPAAMQDACDYESLYDETIRSVVTVQVLTANGQGLGSGFVYDDEGHVVTNQHVVANASTVEIQFNRGEWRTAEVVGRDAYSDLAVLDVNDTPDYADPLNLEPVVPDPGQPVAAFGSPLGLSGTITNGIVSGTNRSLPAGGPQGPQFAIPNSIQTTAAINPGNSGGPLVDCEGRVVAVNTATLSGSENTGFAVPASQVERVVPSLIANGSFAHSFLGITSVDVSPIVADANGLNVTRGVLVRQVVPDSPADGVLRGDRGTERVRGIEVPVGGDVILAIDGENVSSGEDLSSYLTRTRPGETVTLTVLRNGERRRVEVELDERPPPGEEL; this is encoded by the coding sequence ATGCGCCGACAGACACGCTTGCTCGTGGGAGTGTTGGTACTCGCACTCCTCGGAACGGGACCGGTGGGGGCGGTCCAAGCGGGGCCGACGAAACCGGTCGAAAGCGGAGAACCAAGCGCCGAGACGCCCGCGGCGATGCAGGACGCCTGCGACTACGAGTCGCTGTACGACGAGACGATACGGTCGGTCGTCACGGTGCAGGTGCTGACCGCGAACGGGCAAGGACTCGGGTCGGGGTTCGTCTACGACGACGAGGGCCACGTCGTCACGAACCAACACGTCGTCGCCAACGCCTCGACCGTCGAAATCCAGTTCAACCGCGGCGAGTGGCGCACGGCCGAAGTCGTCGGCCGGGACGCCTACAGTGACCTCGCGGTGCTGGACGTGAACGACACGCCCGACTACGCCGACCCGTTGAACCTCGAACCGGTGGTTCCCGACCCCGGTCAACCGGTCGCGGCGTTCGGGAGTCCGCTGGGCCTGTCTGGGACCATCACGAACGGCATCGTCAGCGGGACGAACCGGTCGCTCCCGGCGGGCGGCCCGCAGGGACCCCAGTTCGCCATCCCGAACTCCATCCAGACGACCGCGGCCATCAATCCGGGCAATAGCGGCGGACCGCTGGTCGATTGCGAGGGACGGGTCGTCGCGGTCAACACCGCGACTCTCTCGGGGAGCGAGAACACCGGGTTCGCGGTCCCGGCGAGTCAGGTCGAGCGCGTGGTCCCGTCGCTGATAGCAAACGGGTCGTTCGCACACTCGTTCCTCGGCATCACGTCGGTCGACGTGTCGCCCATCGTCGCGGACGCCAACGGCCTGAACGTCACCCGCGGCGTCCTCGTCCGGCAGGTCGTCCCGGATTCGCCCGCCGACGGGGTGCTCCGCGGCGACCGGGGGACCGAGCGCGTCCGCGGAATCGAGGTTCCGGTCGGCGGCGACGTGATTCTGGCTATCGACGGCGAGAACGTCAGTTCGGGCGAGGACCTCTCTAGCTACCTCACCCGGACCCGACCCGGCGAGACGGTGACGCTGACGGTTCTCCGGAACGGCGAGCGCAGACGCGTCGAAGTCGAACTCGACGAGCGACCGCCGCCGGGCGAGGAGTTGTAA
- a CDS encoding oxidoreductase, whose amino-acid sequence MARTRTGEWSATAMPEMDDRTVVVTGANSGLGYEATRAFARKGAHVVMACRSDERGEDAKRRIRNEETRGGHRGSLEVAELDLADLDSVRSFADEFRETHDELHVLCNNAGVMAIPRRETADGFEMQFGVNHLGHFALTGLLLEPLRETPGETRVVTQSSGVHERGDIDFADLQHEQSYDEWEAYAQSKLANVLFAYELQRRLDAASADAGVASVACHPGYAATNLQRRGPEMRGSTVRLWAMKAANALLAQSAEDGALPMLYAATAPEIEGGEYVGPGGLLNMRGSPAVQQSSDSSYDRARAERLWSVSEESTGVSYGLEAKTTAE is encoded by the coding sequence ATGGCTCGAACCCGGACCGGCGAGTGGTCGGCGACGGCGATGCCCGAGATGGACGACCGAACCGTCGTCGTCACGGGCGCGAACAGCGGTCTCGGCTACGAGGCGACCCGCGCGTTCGCCCGGAAAGGCGCGCACGTCGTCATGGCCTGCCGGAGCGACGAGCGCGGCGAGGACGCCAAACGACGAATCCGCAACGAGGAGACTCGCGGGGGCCACCGCGGGTCGCTCGAAGTGGCCGAACTCGACCTCGCTGACCTCGATTCGGTCCGGTCGTTCGCCGACGAGTTCCGAGAGACCCACGACGAACTTCACGTCCTCTGTAACAACGCTGGCGTGATGGCGATTCCCCGGCGCGAGACCGCAGACGGCTTCGAGATGCAGTTCGGCGTCAACCACCTCGGCCACTTCGCGCTGACGGGCCTGCTCCTCGAACCCCTGCGCGAGACGCCGGGCGAGACGCGGGTCGTGACCCAGAGCAGTGGCGTCCACGAGCGAGGAGACATCGACTTCGCGGACCTCCAGCACGAACAGTCCTACGACGAGTGGGAGGCCTACGCCCAGAGCAAACTGGCGAACGTGCTGTTCGCCTACGAACTCCAGCGCCGCCTCGACGCCGCGAGCGCGGACGCCGGGGTTGCGAGCGTGGCGTGTCACCCCGGCTACGCCGCCACGAACCTCCAGCGCCGGGGTCCCGAAATGCGGGGTTCGACCGTCCGGCTCTGGGCGATGAAGGCCGCGAACGCGCTACTCGCTCAGTCGGCCGAGGACGGCGCGCTCCCGATGCTGTACGCCGCGACCGCACCGGAAATCGAGGGCGGGGAGTACGTCGGTCCCGGCGGTCTGTTGAACATGCGTGGGTCTCCGGCGGTCCAGCAGTCGAGCGACTCGTCCTACGACCGGGCGCGCGCCGAGCGACTCTGGTCGGTCTCCGAGGAGTCGACGGGCGTGAGCTACGGCCTCGAAGCGAAGACGACCGCGGAGTGA
- a CDS encoding DUF7119 family protein: MSEERGDEAPPTDRESPVGQPVVRGDATVTGQDAQQAKAFDPNDPESVAEAADVVARFADNTAGGEDNVFMLRGAAACAALVRGEGSYKAAAERAGGNVTVAFIRKWARVHDLPQSIRRYVAMGHVAPTAAKHIARVSGEDRFQLAWAVLDGDLTVREVRSVASTVNGGTPVEEALADHGVTPGELTLSLPTDVYRELRRTAAMEGKPPEQVVTEALDEQFS; the protein is encoded by the coding sequence ATGAGCGAAGAGCGAGGGGACGAGGCACCGCCGACCGACCGCGAGTCGCCGGTCGGCCAACCAGTCGTTCGCGGCGATGCGACCGTCACCGGGCAGGACGCCCAGCAAGCCAAGGCGTTCGACCCGAACGACCCCGAGAGCGTCGCGGAGGCCGCCGATGTCGTCGCGCGGTTCGCCGACAACACCGCGGGCGGCGAGGACAACGTGTTCATGCTCCGAGGCGCGGCCGCGTGCGCGGCGCTCGTGCGCGGCGAAGGCTCGTACAAGGCCGCCGCCGAGCGTGCGGGAGGGAACGTGACGGTGGCGTTCATCCGGAAGTGGGCGCGGGTCCACGACCTGCCCCAGTCCATCCGGCGGTACGTCGCCATGGGTCACGTCGCACCGACCGCCGCCAAGCACATCGCCCGGGTCAGCGGGGAGGACAGGTTCCAACTCGCGTGGGCCGTGCTGGACGGCGACCTGACGGTCCGGGAAGTCCGGTCGGTCGCCAGCACGGTCAACGGCGGCACGCCCGTCGAGGAGGCGCTGGCCGACCACGGCGTGACGCCGGGCGAACTCACCCTGTCGCTCCCGACCGACGTGTACCGGGAACTCCGGCGCACCGCGGCGATGGAGGGCAAACCGCCCGAACAGGTCGTCACCGAGGCGCTGGACGAGCAGTTCTCCTGA
- a CDS encoding M20/M25/M40 family metallo-hydrolase: MNDFASERDADLREFAEGLLRFDTTEENEAPAQAFVRERLDELGFETYEWVADAEELADHPSFPDDPGEIPVEDRPSVGGVLEFGDPDAGPTLVLNGHVDVVPVARESWSSDPFDPTWRDEGDEETLTARGAADMKSGLAACVFAAKHLHESAADGSVPEVRGLDGRVVVESVVGEEAGGVGAAAAARSNPYPFERDAAIIAEPTELRPITASEGSLMKRLRLTGRSAHAATRWRGVDVLPSFEQIRRAFRDLETERGESVTHPLYDRFPVPWPVVVGRVEAGDWASSVPAELTAELRIGVAPGETVAEVEEVFDRRLAQLVADDEWLADHPPEFERFSVQFEPSEIDADEPVVTAVQRAMEANGLAETDPRGATYGADARHYIDAGVPTVMFGPGSIEQAHFPDETIVWSEVLTAGEVLSDAAREFLA, from the coding sequence ATGAACGACTTCGCCAGCGAACGCGACGCCGACCTCCGGGAGTTCGCGGAGGGTCTCCTGCGATTCGACACCACCGAAGAGAACGAAGCGCCCGCCCAAGCCTTCGTCCGGGAGCGATTGGACGAACTCGGCTTCGAGACCTACGAGTGGGTCGCCGACGCCGAGGAGTTGGCCGACCACCCCTCGTTTCCCGACGACCCCGGCGAGATTCCGGTCGAAGACCGGCCGAGCGTCGGCGGCGTCCTCGAATTCGGCGACCCGGACGCCGGGCCGACGCTCGTGTTGAACGGCCACGTAGACGTGGTGCCGGTCGCCCGCGAGTCGTGGTCGAGCGACCCCTTCGACCCGACGTGGCGCGACGAGGGCGACGAGGAGACCCTCACGGCCCGCGGCGCGGCCGACATGAAGTCCGGACTCGCGGCCTGCGTCTTCGCGGCGAAGCACCTCCACGAGAGCGCGGCCGACGGTTCGGTTCCGGAGGTCCGGGGACTCGACGGGCGGGTCGTGGTCGAGAGCGTCGTCGGCGAGGAGGCGGGCGGCGTCGGCGCGGCCGCCGCCGCCCGCTCGAACCCCTACCCGTTCGAGCGAGACGCCGCGATAATCGCCGAACCCACCGAACTCCGGCCAATCACGGCCTCCGAGGGGAGTCTGATGAAGCGCCTGCGACTCACGGGGCGGTCGGCCCACGCCGCCACGCGGTGGCGCGGCGTGGACGTACTCCCCTCCTTCGAGCAGATTCGCCGGGCGTTCAGGGACCTCGAAACCGAGCGCGGCGAGTCGGTGACTCACCCCCTCTACGACCGGTTTCCGGTGCCGTGGCCCGTGGTCGTCGGGCGCGTCGAGGCGGGCGACTGGGCGTCGTCGGTCCCCGCGGAGTTGACCGCGGAGCTTCGAATCGGGGTCGCGCCGGGCGAGACGGTCGCGGAAGTCGAGGAAGTCTTCGACCGGCGACTCGCCCAGCTCGTCGCCGACGACGAGTGGTTGGCCGACCACCCGCCGGAGTTCGAGCGGTTCTCGGTCCAGTTCGAGCCGTCGGAAATCGACGCCGACGAACCGGTCGTGACGGCGGTCCAGCGCGCGATGGAGGCCAACGGACTCGCCGAGACCGACCCCCGCGGCGCGACCTACGGCGCAGACGCCCGCCACTACATCGACGCCGGAGTCCCGACGGTGATGTTCGGGCCGGGGAGCATCGAACAGGCCCACTTCCCGGACGAGACGATTGTGTGGTCGGAGGTGCTGACCGCTGGCGAGGTGCTTTCGGACGCCGCGAGGGAGTTTTTGGCGTAG
- a CDS encoding DUF7090 family protein, translating into MDYRLAIENAPETVPGGTGILLLHPSTGETDRIDTDFLKTDTDHFLVISTRTTAREVKQKLSHYDVDESKAEILDTLSIERGYSRRSTENVHYVSSPDDLEGILDVTRNFLEDTDGKRRISLDSITEMAYYADESRVRDVVRQILGLLREHDAVGLFHLSKGVHDEEHVEKFMGLFDAIVDLDRDGDVNTDFESV; encoded by the coding sequence ATGGATTATCGACTTGCCATCGAAAACGCCCCCGAGACGGTACCCGGTGGCACGGGTATCCTGCTGCTGCATCCGAGTACCGGTGAGACAGACCGAATCGACACCGACTTTCTGAAGACCGACACCGACCACTTCCTCGTCATCTCGACCCGAACCACCGCGCGAGAAGTCAAACAGAAACTCAGCCACTACGACGTAGACGAGAGCAAGGCCGAGATTCTGGACACCCTGAGCATCGAACGCGGCTACTCGCGCCGAAGCACCGAGAACGTCCACTACGTCTCCTCGCCCGACGACTTGGAGGGCATTCTGGACGTGACGCGGAACTTCCTCGAAGATACCGACGGCAAGCGCCGAATCAGTCTCGACTCCATCACCGAGATGGCCTACTACGCCGACGAGTCCCGCGTTCGGGACGTGGTGCGCCAGATTCTGGGCCTCCTGCGTGAACACGACGCGGTTGGCCTGTTCCACCTCTCGAAGGGCGTCCACGACGAGGAACACGTCGAGAAGTTCATGGGCCTGTTCGACGCCATCGTCGATTTGGACCGCGACGGCGACGTGAACACCGACTTCGAGAGCGTCTGA